A part of Melittangium boletus DSM 14713 genomic DNA contains:
- a CDS encoding chloride channel protein — protein sequence MKDEPPPVSRFAVREHLRRFTHASLQAFNRIRLPGPSVLPIAGAVVGLYAGLAAGIFSNLIGVIRGFAFNVVWLIDAVRNPGSRMLLSAWDMLITARWHLEYAIIGAPLAMGALVLARIIEPGGPRDEVKRRLRLLALLVLGALALYYPLVALTALNRVFGHAHNTTEVLAELPWWIFLLMPSLGGLVVGRLLRDYPDTHGHGLPEVIKAVKSNQELPGGFGLLKLVASAITIGSGGSAGREGPIVYGGAAFASTVGRTLGFSRRELAILLACGAGAGIAASFNAPIAGAVFAMEIILREFELRVFSPIILASVAGTLVGRGTVGTESMINRLGYQMVSGWEVICYVVLGLLCGLLAYAFVRLLHHSEDFFGGRGEGKLSTWLGQRTLSTRAGIGGLCAGVLAMLSPTVWGSGHDYINLAAIGHLSLIFLVTAFVVKLVATAITLGSGGSGGTFFPSALMGAMLGGAFGTIVHYLFPASTGPSGAYAIVGMGGAMAALTRGPLTGMMMLYELSGNHAIILPLMVTCTIASALCHYLIERKAPKQKTDAELLSTTPVSALMRELAPVPASMHLRPLMDQVITTESGTLPVLDGNGRLYGIVEVDQFREIWRDEGLYPVLVASDVARKVPLLSPDTDLAHALLLMDQEDVDALPVQGTPGSQTCGLLTRARVRRFLNSYHAGKQLIAHPVAPTEVTN from the coding sequence ATGAAGGATGAGCCTCCGCCCGTTTCCCGTTTCGCAGTGCGCGAGCACCTGCGGCGCTTCACCCACGCGTCCCTGCAGGCCTTCAACCGAATCCGCCTGCCCGGCCCCTCCGTGCTCCCCATCGCGGGCGCGGTGGTGGGCCTCTACGCGGGCCTCGCCGCCGGCATCTTCTCCAACCTGATCGGCGTCATTCGCGGTTTCGCCTTCAACGTCGTCTGGTTGATCGACGCGGTGCGCAACCCCGGCTCGCGCATGCTGCTGTCCGCGTGGGACATGCTCATCACCGCGCGCTGGCACCTGGAGTACGCCATCATCGGCGCTCCGCTCGCCATGGGCGCGCTCGTGCTCGCGCGGATCATCGAGCCGGGCGGCCCCCGGGACGAGGTGAAGCGCCGGCTGCGCCTGCTCGCCCTGCTCGTGCTGGGCGCGCTCGCCCTCTACTACCCGCTGGTGGCGCTCACCGCGCTCAACCGTGTCTTCGGCCACGCGCACAACACCACCGAGGTCCTCGCGGAGCTGCCCTGGTGGATCTTCCTGCTCATGCCGTCGCTGGGCGGACTGGTGGTGGGCCGGCTCCTGCGGGACTACCCGGACACCCACGGCCACGGCCTGCCCGAGGTCATCAAGGCGGTGAAGAGCAACCAGGAGCTGCCCGGCGGCTTCGGCCTGCTCAAGCTGGTGGCCAGCGCCATCACCATCGGCAGCGGCGGCTCGGCGGGACGCGAGGGCCCCATCGTCTATGGCGGTGCCGCCTTCGCCTCCACGGTGGGCCGCACCCTGGGCTTCTCCCGCCGGGAGCTCGCCATCCTGCTCGCGTGCGGCGCGGGCGCGGGCATCGCCGCGTCCTTCAACGCCCCCATCGCCGGCGCCGTGTTCGCGATGGAAATCATCCTGCGCGAGTTCGAGCTGCGCGTCTTCTCCCCCATCATCCTCGCCAGCGTGGCGGGGACGCTGGTGGGCCGCGGCACCGTGGGCACCGAGTCGATGATCAACCGCCTGGGCTACCAGATGGTGAGTGGGTGGGAGGTCATCTGCTACGTGGTGCTCGGGCTGTTGTGCGGCCTGCTCGCCTACGCCTTCGTGCGCCTGCTGCACCACTCGGAGGATTTCTTCGGCGGGCGCGGGGAGGGCAAGCTCTCGACGTGGCTCGGCCAGCGCACGCTGTCGACGCGCGCGGGCATCGGCGGCCTGTGCGCGGGCGTGCTCGCCATGCTCAGCCCCACCGTGTGGGGCAGCGGGCACGACTACATCAACCTGGCGGCCATCGGCCACCTGAGCCTCATCTTCCTCGTCACCGCGTTCGTGGTGAAGCTCGTGGCCACCGCCATCACCCTGGGCTCGGGTGGCTCGGGCGGCACCTTCTTCCCGTCCGCGTTGATGGGGGCCATGCTCGGCGGCGCCTTCGGCACGATCGTCCACTACCTGTTTCCCGCCAGCACCGGGCCCAGCGGCGCCTACGCCATCGTGGGCATGGGCGGCGCCATGGCGGCGCTCACCCGCGGGCCGCTCACGGGCATGATGATGCTCTACGAGCTGAGCGGCAATCACGCCATCATCCTGCCGCTCATGGTGACGTGCACCATCGCCTCGGCGCTCTGCCACTACCTCATCGAGCGCAAGGCGCCCAAGCAGAAGACGGACGCGGAGCTGCTGTCCACCACGCCGGTGAGCGCGCTCATGCGCGAGCTGGCTCCCGTGCCCGCCAGCATGCACCTGCGCCCCCTGATGGATCAGGTCATCACCACCGAGAGCGGGACGCTGCCGGTGCTCGATGGCAACGGCCGGCTCTACGGCATCGTCGAGGTGGACCAGTTCCGGGAGATCTGGCGCGACGAGGGGCTCTACCCCGTGCTCGTCGCCAGCGACGTGGCGCGCAAGGTGCCCCTGCTGTCGCCCGACACGGATCTGGCGCACGCGCTGCTCCTGATGGACCAGGAGGACGTGGACGCGCTGCCCGTGCAGGGGACGCCGGGCAGCCAGACCTGCGGGCTGCTCACGCGCGCACGCGTGCGGCGCTTCCTCAACTCGTACCACGCCGGCAAGCAGCTCATCGCCCACCCCGTGGCCCCCACGGAAGTCACCAACTGA
- a CDS encoding CPBP family glutamic-type intramembrane protease, which produces MQWTARDPAPLLENAPPRGRAMAEAALVLVTVFVPANLAALGRTPLAVVTVLLALWGVALLRPWTEWRAGQWGRAVAQVLLYLLALGASTGSSWFMEPSQLPARLGVTHARATPAGARITAVTPGQPADGRLEVGDRILSLDGAPLSSTNPEEDLRTRVREAGGGASTDLRFTLERAGEVREVTVPVGPARNARLFQPGAMTWLCLRALGMSLLVALLLWRNGQGLAQVGLGREGLGKELLLGLPAIPATYAVHIAASLPLAAIAALFKLAGKETLARKEVATALVDMGLSVPVFAAAMVLVTGFEELAFRGFLVPRLRVVLDNWYAAVLVSAALFGLGHVYEGTLAVFQTAALGAWFGFVFLYRTRLPSVMVAHAAFNTLNFALMLWLQRSGLLEKLTSQLTPQ; this is translated from the coding sequence ATGCAATGGACCGCGAGGGATCCCGCCCCCCTGCTCGAGAACGCTCCTCCGCGAGGTCGGGCGATGGCCGAGGCGGCCCTCGTGCTCGTCACCGTGTTCGTCCCGGCCAACCTCGCGGCCCTGGGACGCACGCCGCTCGCCGTCGTCACGGTCCTGCTCGCGCTCTGGGGCGTCGCGCTCCTGCGGCCCTGGACGGAGTGGCGCGCGGGCCAGTGGGGACGCGCCGTGGCCCAGGTGCTCCTCTATCTGCTCGCGCTCGGAGCCTCGACGGGAAGCAGCTGGTTCATGGAGCCCTCCCAGCTCCCCGCCCGCCTCGGGGTGACGCACGCGCGGGCCACCCCCGCCGGAGCGCGCATCACCGCCGTGACCCCGGGTCAGCCCGCCGACGGGCGTCTGGAGGTGGGCGACAGGATCCTCTCCCTGGACGGCGCGCCGCTGTCCTCCACGAATCCCGAAGAAGATCTCCGCACCCGCGTGCGGGAAGCCGGGGGCGGCGCCAGCACCGACCTGCGCTTCACCCTGGAGCGCGCGGGCGAGGTGCGCGAGGTGACGGTCCCGGTCGGACCCGCGCGCAACGCCCGGCTCTTCCAGCCCGGGGCGATGACCTGGCTGTGCCTGCGGGCGCTCGGCATGAGCCTGCTCGTGGCGCTGCTGCTGTGGCGGAACGGGCAGGGCCTGGCCCAGGTGGGGCTCGGGCGCGAAGGGCTCGGGAAGGAGCTGCTGCTCGGCCTGCCCGCCATCCCCGCCACCTACGCCGTCCACATCGCCGCCTCCCTGCCCCTGGCCGCCATCGCCGCGCTCTTCAAACTGGCCGGGAAGGAAACCCTCGCGCGCAAGGAGGTCGCCACCGCGCTGGTGGACATGGGCCTGAGCGTGCCCGTGTTCGCCGCCGCCATGGTGCTCGTCACCGGCTTCGAGGAGCTGGCCTTCCGCGGCTTCCTCGTGCCCCGGCTGCGCGTGGTGCTCGACAACTGGTACGCGGCGGTGCTCGTCTCCGCGGCGCTCTTCGGCCTGGGACACGTCTACGAGGGCACCCTCGCGGTCTTCCAGACGGCCGCGCTCGGGGCCTGGTTCGGCTTCGTCTTCCTCTACCGCACCCGCCTGCCCTCGGTGATGGTGGCCCACGCGGCCTTCAACACCCTCAACTTCGCCCTCATGCTCTGGCTCCAGCGCTCGGGCCTCCTCGAGAAGCTCACGAGCCAGCTCACCCCCCAGTAA
- a CDS encoding serpin family protein, translating into MASSRRGIIPWCTAALLLSGCLPDPPDSVGEDPEQAINCLCSPQPPVLAAAPGESVASSEARVLAPGATAGEMASLVAANTDFAATLHRISKPGQNLFFSPFSISQALSMVYVGARGTTESQMAQVLRFPLSQERLHPTMNALDLALQVRTGTVPPGSTPPTFRVVNGSWGQKGLAFEPAFLDVLARQYGAGMRVVDFTTEAPTLRDRINLWVEEQTEGRIKELLSTSAVTPNTRLMLVNALYFKGAWAQPFRKSATRDESFRALDGTLSPVPMMRGASGAYMAGDGFESIAMPYVGGDFRMVIILPAAGRFAEVESRLSSAFLEGIRTQLQGRYLDIRLPRFQVESALPLIPSLTSLGMEDAFSPYANFTGLVRSPALSITSVSHKSFVSVNEEGTEAAAATEVGAGPPSMPQTFLVDRPFLFLIEHVATKNVLFLGRYVSP; encoded by the coding sequence ATGGCTTCATCCCGCCGTGGAATCATCCCTTGGTGCACCGCCGCGCTGCTGCTCTCAGGCTGTTTGCCCGACCCGCCCGACTCCGTGGGCGAGGACCCCGAACAGGCCATCAACTGTTTGTGCTCGCCCCAGCCGCCCGTCTTGGCGGCGGCGCCGGGCGAGTCCGTCGCCTCGTCGGAGGCGCGCGTGTTGGCGCCCGGGGCCACGGCGGGGGAGATGGCGTCGCTCGTCGCGGCGAACACCGACTTCGCCGCGACGCTCCACCGGATCAGCAAGCCGGGACAGAACCTCTTCTTCTCGCCGTTCAGCATCTCCCAGGCCCTGTCCATGGTGTACGTGGGCGCCCGGGGCACCACCGAGTCCCAGATGGCCCAGGTGCTGCGCTTCCCGCTGTCCCAGGAGCGGCTGCATCCCACCATGAACGCGTTGGACTTGGCGCTCCAGGTGCGCACGGGGACGGTGCCGCCGGGGAGCACCCCGCCCACGTTCCGCGTGGTGAACGGCTCCTGGGGCCAGAAGGGGCTCGCGTTCGAGCCCGCCTTCCTGGACGTGCTCGCCCGTCAGTATGGCGCGGGCATGCGGGTGGTGGACTTCACCACCGAGGCGCCCACCCTGCGCGATCGCATCAACCTCTGGGTGGAGGAGCAGACGGAGGGCCGCATCAAGGAACTGCTCTCGACCTCGGCGGTGACGCCCAACACGCGGCTGATGCTCGTCAACGCGCTCTACTTCAAGGGCGCGTGGGCCCAGCCCTTCCGCAAGAGCGCCACCCGGGACGAGTCATTCCGTGCCCTCGATGGGACCCTCAGCCCGGTGCCGATGATGCGCGGGGCCTCGGGCGCGTACATGGCGGGAGACGGCTTCGAGTCGATCGCCATGCCCTACGTGGGCGGGGACTTCCGCATGGTGATCATCCTCCCGGCGGCGGGGCGGTTCGCGGAGGTGGAGTCGCGGCTGTCCTCGGCCTTCCTGGAGGGCATTCGCACGCAGCTCCAGGGCCGCTACCTGGACATCCGCCTGCCGCGCTTCCAGGTGGAGTCGGCGCTGCCCCTCATTCCCTCGTTGACGTCGCTGGGCATGGAGGACGCGTTCTCGCCGTACGCGAACTTCACGGGCCTGGTGCGCAGCCCGGCGCTGAGCATCACGTCCGTCAGTCACAAGTCCTTCGTGTCCGTGAATGAAGAGGGCACCGAGGCCGCCGCCGCCACCGAGGTGGGGGCCGGGCCGCCGTCCATGCCCCAGACGTTCCTCGTGGATCGGCCCTTCCTCTTCCTCATCGAGCACGTGGCCACGAAGAACGTGCTCTTCCTCGGGCGCTACGTGTCGCCCTGA
- a CDS encoding glycoside hydrolase family 6 protein, with protein MALPFPTMLSGFAPRSISLAALTLASALTVSCGPAASVEAADTPPLESTSRAATTELILNGNFNSGTTSWWNGANTQSRVENGQWRLDVPNGTANAWDAIAGQSGIPLASGQAYTLSFTVSASESVSIRTTVQLESAPFTATLDKQVAVNGTARRYSFPFTSSVSSAQGQVTFQIGGRGALTVRLDDISLTREGGSTGSGPIAMTNGFYVDPNSNPAVWARNNGGDGRAARIQSDIASKPMARWFGNWNSDITSAVSSYVGAAAAANKLPVLVAYNIPGRDCGSHSGGGAGTPDAYRAWFSAFVSGLGNRPAIVLIEPDALAQLDCMPSDWDRQNRLDLLRYATEQLRDRAPNTWAYMDGGNARWIAPDTMAQRLQSAGTGNIRGFVANISNFYPTAETVTYGNAVNAALSSRYGYTKAFVVDTSRNGNGSNGEWCNPGGRKLGTPSQAGGGAEMLVWVKTPGDSDGQCGIAPGVPAGQFDPEIAWRLIHGT; from the coding sequence ATGGCCCTTCCCTTCCCAACGATGCTCTCCGGCTTCGCCCCTCGGTCCATCTCCCTCGCCGCGCTGACGCTCGCCTCGGCCCTCACCGTGTCCTGTGGCCCGGCCGCCAGCGTGGAGGCAGCGGACACCCCGCCCCTGGAAAGCACCTCGCGGGCGGCCACCACCGAGCTGATCCTCAACGGGAACTTCAACTCGGGCACCACCTCCTGGTGGAACGGCGCCAACACCCAGTCGCGCGTCGAGAACGGCCAGTGGCGGCTCGACGTCCCCAACGGCACCGCCAACGCCTGGGACGCGATCGCCGGACAGAGTGGAATCCCGCTGGCGAGCGGTCAGGCCTACACCCTGTCCTTCACCGTCTCGGCCTCGGAGAGCGTGAGCATCCGCACCACGGTGCAACTGGAGAGCGCTCCCTTCACGGCCACCCTGGACAAACAGGTCGCCGTCAACGGTACCGCGCGCCGCTACTCGTTCCCCTTCACCTCGTCCGTGAGCTCCGCCCAGGGACAGGTGACCTTCCAGATCGGCGGCCGAGGCGCCCTCACCGTCCGGCTCGATGACATCTCGCTCACGCGCGAGGGAGGAAGCACGGGCTCGGGGCCCATCGCGATGACCAACGGCTTCTACGTGGACCCGAACTCCAACCCCGCCGTCTGGGCGCGCAACAACGGCGGTGACGGGCGCGCGGCCCGCATCCAGTCCGACATCGCGAGCAAGCCCATGGCCCGCTGGTTCGGCAACTGGAACTCGGACATCACCTCCGCGGTGTCCAGCTACGTCGGCGCGGCCGCCGCGGCCAACAAGCTGCCCGTGCTCGTGGCCTACAACATCCCCGGCCGCGACTGCGGCAGCCACTCGGGCGGCGGCGCGGGCACCCCCGACGCCTACCGCGCGTGGTTCTCCGCCTTCGTCTCGGGCCTCGGCAACCGCCCCGCCATCGTGCTCATCGAGCCGGACGCGCTCGCCCAGCTCGACTGCATGCCCAGCGATTGGGACCGGCAGAACCGGTTGGACCTGCTGCGCTACGCCACCGAGCAGCTTCGCGACCGCGCACCCAACACCTGGGCCTACATGGACGGAGGCAACGCGCGGTGGATCGCCCCCGACACCATGGCGCAGCGGCTGCAATCGGCCGGGACGGGCAACATCCGCGGCTTCGTGGCCAACATCTCCAACTTCTACCCCACGGCCGAGACCGTCACCTATGGCAACGCGGTCAACGCCGCCCTGTCCAGCCGCTACGGCTACACCAAGGCCTTCGTGGTGGACACCAGCCGCAACGGCAACGGCTCCAACGGCGAGTGGTGCAACCCCGGCGGCCGCAAGCTCGGCACCCCGTCCCAGGCGGGTGGCGGCGCGGAGATGCTGGTGTGGGTGAAGACCCCCGGCGACTCGGATGGCCAGTGCGGCATCGCCCCGGGCGTCCCCGCGGGCCAGTTCGATCCGGAGATCGCCTGGCGGCTCATCCACGGCACCTGA
- a CDS encoding glycoside hydrolase family 6 protein — protein MNSIHPISLTLATVLSLACGPAASEATKDEPSLESTSQAATINLVSNGAFSASTTSWWNGANTQSRVENGQWRLDVSSGTTNVWDAVVGQSGRPLVNGQAYTLSFTIKASASANIRATVKMETAPYTTPLDRPIAVDGTSRRYSIPFTSSMTTSLGQVTFQLGGHGALTVWLDDVSLTRTDNGTGPIAQTQGFYVDPNSNAAIWARNNGGDGRAARIQSDIASKPMARWFGNWNSNIASAVSSYVSAAAAANKLPVLVAYNIPGRDCGSHSGGGAGTPDAYRAWFYDFVSGLGNRPAIVLIEPDALAQLDCMPSDADRRTRLELLRYATEQLRDRAPNTWAYMDGGNARWIAPDTMAQRLQSVGTGNIRGFVANISNFYPTAETVTYGNAVNAALSSRYGYTKAFVVDTSRNGNGTNGEWCNPGGRKLGTPSQAGGGAEMLVWVKAPGNSDGQCGIAPSVPAGQFDPEIAWRLIHGT, from the coding sequence ATGAACTCGATCCATCCCATTTCCCTGACACTCGCCACGGTCCTGTCGCTGGCGTGTGGCCCGGCCGCGTCCGAGGCAACGAAGGATGAGCCCTCCCTGGAAAGCACCTCCCAGGCGGCCACCATCAATCTCGTCTCCAACGGCGCCTTCAGCGCGAGCACCACCTCCTGGTGGAACGGCGCCAACACCCAGTCTCGCGTCGAGAACGGCCAGTGGCGGCTCGATGTCTCCAGCGGCACCACCAACGTCTGGGATGCCGTCGTGGGCCAGAGCGGGCGGCCCCTGGTGAATGGTCAAGCCTACACGCTGTCCTTCACCATCAAGGCCTCGGCGAGCGCGAACATCCGCGCCACCGTGAAGATGGAAACCGCGCCCTACACCACGCCGTTGGACAGGCCGATCGCGGTCGATGGCACCTCGCGCCGCTATTCCATCCCCTTCACCTCGTCCATGACGACCAGCCTGGGTCAGGTGACCTTCCAGCTCGGGGGCCATGGCGCCCTCACCGTGTGGCTCGACGACGTCTCACTCACGCGCACGGACAACGGCACGGGTCCCATCGCCCAGACCCAGGGCTTCTACGTGGACCCCAACTCCAACGCCGCCATCTGGGCGCGCAACAACGGCGGTGACGGGCGCGCGGCCCGCATCCAGTCCGACATCGCGAGCAAGCCCATGGCCCGCTGGTTCGGCAACTGGAACTCGAACATCGCCTCCGCGGTGTCCAGTTACGTGAGCGCGGCCGCCGCGGCCAACAAGCTGCCCGTGCTCGTGGCCTACAACATCCCCGGCCGCGACTGCGGCAGCCACTCGGGCGGCGGCGCGGGCACCCCCGATGCCTACCGGGCTTGGTTCTATGACTTCGTCTCGGGCCTCGGCAACCGCCCCGCCATCGTGCTCATCGAACCGGATGCGCTCGCCCAGCTCGACTGCATGCCCAGCGACGCGGACCGGCGGACCCGGCTGGAACTGCTGCGTTACGCCACCGAGCAACTTCGCGACCGCGCACCCAACACCTGGGCCTATATGGATGGCGGCAACGCGCGGTGGATCGCCCCGGACACCATGGCGCAGCGGCTCCAGTCGGTCGGCACGGGCAACATCCGCGGCTTCGTGGCCAACATCTCCAACTTCTACCCCACCGCCGAAACCGTCACCTACGGCAACGCGGTCAACGCCGCCCTGTCCAGCCGCTACGGCTACACGAAGGCCTTCGTGGTGGACACCAGCCGCAATGGCAACGGCACCAATGGCGAGTGGTGCAACCCGGGCGGCCGCAAGCTCGGCACCCCGTCCCAGGCGGGTGGCGGCGCGGAGATGCTCGTGTGGGTGAAGGCGCCCGGCAACTCGGATGGCCAGTGCGGCATCGCCCCGAGCGTCCCCGCGGGCCAGTTCGATCCGGAGATCGCCTGGCGGCTCATCCACGGCACCTGA
- a CDS encoding RluA family pseudouridine synthase translates to MLTGLTLFEPQPDPRELPGVFPSPFDELGPHALARRAAELLQAELRAGFLAPGLPSSTLDGPEGGKMFGVLVVREPGGCLGFLRAFSGMLAGRWLLPGFVPPLFDAEARALIESPGEAEVKALIARAEVFQSSSELAALRTALAEQASRHAGEREALRLRHEANRRERQSRRAELMVSSLSEEGRRAALHELDQRSRGDKAEKRRSDAAWEAERQALAPKLARLERRGRALDRLRHMFSRALMRRLHDTYDVPNARGEFRPLRSLYVPREPPSGAADCAGPKLLAQAFAQGLQPVALAEFWWGAPPSSGGRITGAFYAACRDKCGPLLPFMLDGLPVSPPRVFSPPARAPGELSIVHEDPWLVVIDKPGGLLSVPGKDEAAGADSILSRLRARYPNATGPLLVHRLDLDTSGLLVAALDSRTHAALQRQFLHRDVHKRYVAWVEGTVQADEGVIDFPMRVDLSDRPRQIHDPVHGKAATTRWRVLERRGTRTRVAFFPLTGRTHQLRVHAAHPLGLGAPIVGDRLYGHEDARLFLHAEALTFTHPQTGERVSFARPAPF, encoded by the coding sequence GTGCTGACCGGGTTGACCCTCTTCGAGCCACAGCCGGACCCTCGGGAACTGCCGGGGGTCTTCCCCAGCCCCTTCGATGAACTCGGCCCCCATGCCCTGGCGCGTCGGGCCGCCGAGCTGTTGCAGGCGGAGCTTCGCGCCGGCTTCCTCGCCCCGGGCCTTCCCTCCTCCACGCTCGACGGTCCCGAGGGCGGCAAGATGTTCGGGGTGCTCGTCGTGCGCGAGCCCGGGGGCTGCCTCGGCTTCTTGCGCGCCTTCTCCGGCATGCTCGCGGGCAGGTGGCTCCTGCCGGGCTTCGTCCCGCCCCTCTTCGACGCCGAGGCCCGTGCCCTCATCGAGTCTCCTGGCGAGGCCGAGGTGAAGGCCCTCATCGCCCGCGCCGAGGTGTTCCAATCTTCATCCGAACTTGCCGCCCTGCGCACTGCCCTCGCGGAACAGGCTTCACGTCATGCGGGAGAGCGCGAGGCGCTGCGTCTCCGTCACGAGGCGAACCGGCGCGAGCGCCAGTCGCGGCGGGCGGAACTCATGGTCTCCTCTCTGTCCGAGGAGGGGCGGCGCGCGGCCCTCCATGAACTCGACCAGCGCAGCCGGGGGGACAAGGCCGAGAAGCGCCGGAGCGACGCGGCCTGGGAGGCCGAGCGTCAGGCCCTCGCGCCGAAGCTCGCGCGGCTGGAGCGCCGGGGACGCGCGCTCGATCGTCTGCGGCACATGTTCAGCCGCGCGCTCATGCGGCGCCTCCATGACACCTACGACGTCCCCAACGCACGCGGAGAGTTCCGTCCCCTCCGCTCCCTCTATGTCCCGCGAGAGCCACCGTCCGGTGCCGCTGATTGCGCCGGGCCCAAGCTGCTCGCCCAGGCCTTCGCACAGGGTCTTCAACCCGTGGCGCTCGCCGAGTTCTGGTGGGGGGCGCCTCCCTCTTCCGGCGGACGCATCACCGGCGCCTTCTATGCCGCTTGCCGGGACAAGTGTGGGCCCCTCTTGCCCTTCATGCTGGACGGTCTTCCGGTCTCGCCTCCCCGGGTTTTCTCCCCACCGGCTCGTGCTCCCGGCGAGCTGTCCATCGTCCACGAGGACCCCTGGCTCGTGGTGATCGACAAGCCCGGGGGCTTGCTCTCCGTCCCCGGCAAGGACGAGGCGGCGGGGGCGGATTCGATCCTCTCCCGGCTGCGCGCCCGTTATCCCAACGCGACCGGGCCGCTGCTCGTGCACCGGCTCGACCTGGATACCTCGGGGTTGCTCGTCGCGGCGCTCGACTCGCGCACGCACGCGGCCCTGCAACGGCAGTTCCTCCACCGCGACGTCCACAAGCGCTACGTGGCGTGGGTGGAGGGCACCGTTCAGGCAGACGAAGGGGTCATCGACTTCCCCATGCGCGTGGACCTGAGTGACAGGCCTCGGCAGATCCACGATCCCGTGCACGGCAAGGCCGCCACCACCCGCTGGCGGGTGCTCGAACGGCGGGGGACTCGCACCCGCGTGGCCTTCTTCCCGCTCACGGGCAGGACGCACCAGTTGCGCGTCCACGCGGCGCACCCGCTGGGGCTCGGGGCGCCCATCGTCGGAGACCGCCTCTATGGCCACGAGGACGCGCGCCTCTTCCTGCACGCGGAGGCGCTGACGTTCACGCACCCCCAGACGGGCGAGCGCGTGTCCTTCGCGCGGCCCGCCCCGTTCTGA
- the tnpC gene encoding IS66 family transposase: MAEVDSRAARIAELEAMVAARDARIAELMAKVEALTARVAELEARLSQNSSNSSKPPSSDGPGARRQPKKPTGRSPGGQPGHKKHERELLPPEEVRHVVELVPKECKDCGRRLEGRDVEPRRHQVVEVPPLSAVVTEYRSHALECGACGTVTREEVPGYASSAFGDRLGALASLLVGKYRLSKRLVKDALSDMVGVRLSVGSVVNLEGQMAEALAPAVREAGEYVKAADRVHADETGWVEGRREGRGQRAWLWLVATALVAVFHIARSRGAKVARALLGEDFAGILGSDRWSAYAWYDPGLRQLCWAHLLRDFQGFIERGGEGGPLGEALMRQVERFFTWYHWVRDGTLAREDFEKRMPEVEREVGRLLRRAAVCAQKKTAGMAREILRWEKCLWTFVDIPEVEPTNNFAERCLRHAVMYRKTSFGTQGPEGSLFVERILTTVTTLKLQRRGVLDFLTDTLHAHRRGLSTPSLLPLHASVQLSASA, from the coding sequence ATGGCGGAAGTGGATTCCCGAGCCGCGCGGATTGCGGAACTGGAAGCGATGGTGGCCGCGCGAGACGCGCGGATAGCGGAGTTGATGGCGAAGGTGGAAGCACTCACTGCGCGTGTGGCGGAGTTGGAGGCGCGCCTGAGCCAGAACTCGAGTAACTCCTCCAAGCCGCCTTCCTCGGACGGCCCTGGAGCCCGGCGCCAGCCGAAGAAGCCAACGGGCCGAAGTCCTGGGGGCCAGCCCGGACACAAGAAGCATGAGCGCGAGCTGCTGCCGCCCGAAGAGGTGCGGCACGTCGTCGAGTTGGTGCCCAAGGAGTGCAAGGACTGTGGGCGTCGGCTGGAGGGAAGAGACGTGGAGCCGCGCCGCCATCAGGTGGTGGAGGTGCCGCCGCTGTCGGCCGTTGTCACGGAGTATCGCAGCCATGCGCTGGAATGCGGCGCGTGCGGCACGGTGACACGAGAGGAAGTGCCCGGGTACGCCAGCAGTGCCTTCGGAGATAGGTTGGGCGCGCTCGCCAGTCTGCTGGTGGGCAAGTACCGGCTGTCCAAACGACTGGTGAAGGACGCGCTGTCGGACATGGTGGGGGTGCGGCTGTCAGTGGGCAGTGTGGTGAATCTGGAAGGGCAAATGGCCGAGGCGCTCGCCCCGGCGGTGCGCGAGGCTGGCGAGTACGTGAAGGCCGCCGACAGGGTGCACGCGGACGAGACGGGGTGGGTGGAGGGGCGGCGGGAAGGCCGAGGCCAACGTGCCTGGCTGTGGCTGGTGGCCACGGCGTTGGTGGCTGTCTTTCACATCGCTCGGAGTCGCGGGGCCAAGGTAGCGCGTGCGCTGCTGGGAGAAGACTTCGCGGGCATCCTGGGCAGTGACAGGTGGAGCGCGTACGCATGGTATGACCCGGGCCTGAGGCAGTTGTGCTGGGCCCACCTGCTGCGCGACTTCCAGGGCTTCATCGAGCGGGGCGGCGAGGGAGGGCCGCTTGGCGAGGCGTTGATGCGGCAAGTCGAGCGCTTCTTCACCTGGTACCACTGGGTGCGCGATGGCACGCTGGCACGGGAGGACTTCGAGAAGAGGATGCCCGAGGTGGAGCGCGAAGTGGGCCGACTGCTGCGCCGGGCCGCGGTGTGCGCGCAGAAGAAAACAGCCGGCATGGCACGGGAAATCCTCCGGTGGGAGAAGTGCCTGTGGACATTTGTCGACATACCGGAGGTGGAGCCGACAAACAACTTCGCCGAGAGGTGCCTGCGTCACGCGGTCATGTACAGGAAGACATCCTTTGGCACGCAAGGCCCCGAAGGCAGCCTCTTCGTGGAACGAATCCTCACGACCGTTACCACCCTCAAGTTGCAACGGCGAGGCGTGCTGGACTTCCTGACGGACACCCTCCACGCACATCGACGGGGCCTTTCGACTCCCTCGTTGTTGCCCCTTCATGCCTCGGTCCAACTCTCGGCCTCAGCCTGA